A single region of the Streptomyces sp. NBC_01262 genome encodes:
- a CDS encoding MFS transporter, whose amino-acid sequence MRTVGTQVEDRAVETAQRGGVRARVRLGYAAGSLVTGTFTTLPGLLLLPYLTDTLGVGAALAGVIVFAPKAWDALLNPLVGRASDRTRTRWGARRPYVLGGGLAVGLAFALMFAGPWGGTAGAWFTAAGFLLTATAFAFFQVPYVAMPAEIVDRQEDRIRLVGGRVAAIGVAALVAGALGPAVVDAGGGGLAGHRWLGLFGAVVIAVGAVAVFAGTRGTRGDRVVESEPSLRDQLAVARGNAPFMALLRCVVVQTVATGVLLTGAPYFADHVLHDSDATGALVAAFVVPNLLTIGLWSRLGRRLGGNRRGYTAASALFAAGCLLFLAAPALPTAAVLLTMALAGTGHAGQLLFLYAMLPDCIAQDTARTARRQAGVFSGVFTTGEGLGLALGPFLYGLVLQAFGYLSSDTGHAARQSSAAEFGVLIGMAVLPALATAAAVALGGRVRGGGQARVQ is encoded by the coding sequence ATGAGGACCGTCGGGACGCAGGTGGAGGACCGGGCCGTCGAGACGGCGCAGCGCGGCGGCGTACGGGCTCGGGTGCGGCTCGGGTATGCGGCCGGGTCGCTGGTGACGGGGACCTTCACGACGCTGCCGGGGCTGCTGCTCCTGCCGTATCTGACGGACACCCTCGGCGTGGGCGCGGCGCTGGCCGGGGTGATCGTGTTCGCGCCGAAGGCATGGGACGCGTTGCTGAATCCGCTGGTGGGCCGGGCGAGCGACCGGACGAGGACGCGGTGGGGCGCTCGGCGCCCGTATGTGCTGGGCGGGGGGCTGGCCGTGGGGCTGGCCTTCGCGCTGATGTTCGCGGGGCCGTGGGGCGGGACGGCGGGGGCGTGGTTCACGGCGGCGGGGTTCCTGCTGACGGCGACGGCGTTCGCGTTCTTCCAGGTGCCGTATGTGGCGATGCCGGCCGAGATCGTGGACCGGCAGGAGGACCGGATACGGCTGGTGGGCGGCCGGGTGGCCGCGATCGGGGTGGCGGCGCTGGTGGCCGGGGCGCTGGGACCGGCTGTGGTGGACGCGGGCGGCGGCGGGCTGGCCGGGCACCGCTGGCTGGGCCTGTTCGGGGCGGTGGTGATCGCCGTCGGGGCGGTCGCGGTGTTCGCGGGGACGCGGGGGACGCGCGGGGACCGGGTGGTGGAGAGCGAGCCGAGCCTGCGCGACCAACTGGCCGTCGCCCGCGGCAACGCGCCGTTCATGGCGCTGCTGCGCTGCGTGGTCGTACAGACGGTCGCCACCGGCGTACTGCTCACCGGCGCGCCCTACTTCGCGGACCACGTGCTCCACGACTCCGACGCCACCGGCGCTCTCGTCGCGGCCTTCGTCGTCCCGAACCTCCTCACCATCGGCTTGTGGTCACGCCTGGGCAGGCGGCTCGGCGGCAACCGGCGCGGCTATACCGCCGCCTCCGCCCTCTTCGCGGCCGGCTGTCTGCTCTTCCTCGCCGCCCCCGCCCTGCCGACGGCCGCCGTGCTGCTCACGATGGCGCTGGCCGGCACCGGCCACGCGGGCCAGCTGCTCTTCCTCTACGCGATGCTCCCCGACTGCATCGCCCAGGACACCGCCCGCACGGCGCGCCGCCAGGCGGGGGTGTTCTCGGGCGTGTTCACCACGGGCGAGGGCCTCGGCCTCGCCCTCGGGCCGTTCCTCTACGGACTGGTGCTGCAGGCCTTCGGCTATCTGTCCTCCGACACCGGCCACGCCGCCCGCCAGAGCTCCGCGGCCGAGTTCGGCGTCCTCATCGGGATGGCCGTCCTGCCCGCGCTCGCGACCGCCGCCGCGGTGGCCCTGGGCGGACGCGTG
- a CDS encoding AfsA-related hotdog domain-containing protein — MTDAMTVGKETAPAALGLGDGTRHLIHCPPSWDHYLLDAPSLAEEHFVLAGELPTAHPLFNDGPGHFHDLQITTESVREIGEFVGHRYFGVPEDRPGLFYRFTLDLTELSAWRTGTATSRMTTHIRATPANVVNGVPRGLDFHVEVKIDDTPCARGTAGLVFLMPILHRKHLAYMRQAVRAVPEMEDAPDTPPRPVAAAEVGRAAAANVVVSEPSGDPGRLSTWVLTQRTDPVFAGTDGQLSGLHLLEACRQTSLLAAGRRSYGHGLNPARSTLAAFEVHFRGHAERDLPLRCVAVPGPLGHDAHGRPAVPVTLTVTQRRRAVAEARTVVVQDF, encoded by the coding sequence ATGACGGACGCCATGACAGTCGGCAAGGAAACGGCACCTGCCGCGCTGGGCCTCGGAGACGGGACCCGGCACCTCATCCACTGCCCGCCCTCCTGGGACCACTACCTGCTGGACGCGCCGAGCCTGGCCGAGGAGCACTTCGTGCTGGCGGGCGAACTGCCCACCGCGCACCCGCTGTTCAACGACGGGCCCGGCCATTTCCACGACCTGCAGATCACGACCGAGAGCGTCCGCGAGATCGGCGAGTTCGTCGGCCACCGCTACTTCGGGGTGCCCGAGGACCGTCCGGGCCTGTTCTACCGGTTCACGCTCGACCTGACCGAGCTGAGCGCCTGGCGCACCGGCACGGCCACGAGCCGGATGACCACGCACATCAGGGCGACCCCCGCCAATGTCGTCAACGGTGTCCCCAGGGGCCTGGACTTCCACGTCGAGGTGAAGATCGACGACACCCCGTGTGCCCGGGGCACGGCCGGGCTGGTCTTCCTCATGCCGATCCTGCACCGCAAGCACCTCGCGTACATGCGGCAGGCCGTGCGCGCCGTCCCCGAGATGGAGGACGCCCCGGACACGCCGCCACGCCCGGTCGCCGCGGCCGAGGTCGGCCGCGCCGCCGCGGCGAACGTCGTGGTGAGCGAGCCCTCGGGCGACCCGGGCCGGCTGAGCACCTGGGTGCTGACCCAGCGCACCGACCCGGTGTTCGCGGGCACGGACGGCCAGTTGTCGGGCCTGCACCTGCTGGAGGCCTGCCGCCAGACCTCGCTGCTGGCGGCGGGCCGCCGTTCGTACGGGCACGGGCTCAATCCCGCCCGCAGCACGCTCGCCGCCTTCGAGGTGCACTTCCGGGGGCACGCCGAACGCGACCTGCCGCTGCGCTGCGTCGCCGTGCCGGGCCCGCTGGGGCACGACGCGCACGGACGCCCCGCGGTGCCGGTGACGCTCACCGTGACGCAGCGCCGCCGCGCCGTGGCGGAGGCGCGTACCGTCGTCGTCCAGGACTTCTGA